One segment of Lytechinus variegatus isolate NC3 chromosome 13, Lvar_3.0, whole genome shotgun sequence DNA contains the following:
- the LOC121426522 gene encoding uncharacterized protein LOC121426522: MNFLLYHIHKFYKMIESEFCALLVSINKLLSREQVQQLAFITMGDVKNRRLSEECERSGNALQLFQAMKDRDLYTHTEPSLLLHHLNVIDRHDAAMMLEKQMGVHSQNINQHMLSSSYQASGTRNGARETVERASTSSHSASSFGNLGQQAMSPLMNTSPACVDGVNGVFKDGSSACNPDHKPPTLNQGGQTGSRKLEPEASLYGDATSPRNLQSIPDRPGSSRDISSAAIKVNSEPSQDGRISSATGSSCNGSEMMHIGTLVSEENCQGNPGQHPGRGTAGPTVNGFIPTAPDRTMAAGTSQVHPPEVPPRPPRGIPMNGAFQPPIQESQENVPSAHPQQTFISSRQGADHVNPMTVQQQFPGGGHHIIRQGYERMYVPRIEVEQLQGRPPPVPERPVRRLEEAEYEVEELELCHLSRRFNAGDVNLLGHELGFDSGKISQLTYDNPHDISAVFYRLMVEWQSAQHSDSNTRGNLVDHLRQINCMGLADDLKQGRFKRR; this comes from the exons ATGAATTTCCTGTTATATCACATTCACAAATTCTATAAAATGATTGAATCTGAATTTTGTGCCCTACTGGTTTCTATCAACAAACTTCTTTCGAGGGAACAAGTGCAACAACTTGCCTTCATTACAATGGGAGATGTCAAGAATCGGCGACTTTCTGAAGAGTGTGAAAGATCAGGAAATGCTCTCCAGCTCTTCCAGGCAATGAAGGATAGGGATCTGTACACCCACACTGAACCATCTTTACTTCTACATCATCTAAATGTCATTGACAGGCACGATGCTGCAATGATGTTGGAGAAACAAATGGGTGTTCATTCTCAAAACATCA ATCAACACATGCTATCTTCCAGTTACCAAGCTTCTGGAACAAGGAATGGTGCCAGGGAAACTGTTGAGAGAGCATCTACTTCAAGCCATTCAGCAAGTTCTTTTGGGAACCTTGGCCAACAGGCAATGTCACCCTTGATGAATACGTCTCCAGCGTGCGTTGATGGGGTAAATGGTGTCTTCAAAGATGGTTCATCTGCCTGCAATCCTGATCATAAACCACCCACTTTGAATCAAGGAGGTCAAACTGGCAGTAGAAAGCTTGAACCTGAGGCATCTCTTTATGGAGATGCAACCTCCCCCAGGAACCTTCAATCCATTCCTGACAGGCCAGGCTCCAGCAGAGACATCAGTTCTGCAGCAATTAAAGTTAACTCTGAGCCTTCTCAAGATGGGAGAATCTCATCAGCAACTGGCTCTTCCTGCAACGGGTCAGAGATGATGCATATAGGTACTCTGGTATCTGAGGAAAACTGTCAAGGCAATCCTGGACAACATCCTGGAAGGGGCACTGCTGGCCCAACAGTAAATGGGTTTATCCCTACAGCACCAGACAGGACTATGGCAGCAGGAACATCTCAAGTGCATCCTCCAGAAGTTCCACCAAGGCCTCCTCGTGGAATCCCTATGAATGGAGCATTTCAACCCCCAATCCAAGAGTCGCAGGAGAATGTTCCGAGTGCACACCCCCAGCAGACTTTTATTTCTAGTAGACAAGGTGCAGATCATGTGAACCCCATGACTGTGCAGCAGCAATTTCCAGGAGGAGGACATCACATTATAAGACAAG GATATGAAAGAATGTACGTGCCCAGAATTGAGGTGGAGCAGCTTCAGGGGAGACCACCTCCAGTACCAGA ACGTCCAGTACGAAGGCTGGAGGAAGCTGAATATGAAGTTGAGGAATTAGAATTATGTCACCTTTCAAGACGCTTCAACGCTGGAGATGTTAATCTCCTTGGACACGAACTGGGCTTTGACTCTGGGAAAATCTCCCAGCTGACATATGATAATCCTCATGATATATCGGCAGTGTTTTACCGTCTTATGGTGGAGTGGCAGAGTGCGCAGCACAGCGATTCGAACACGAGGGGGAATCTTGTGGATCACTTACGCCAAATAAACTGCATGGGACTAGCAGATGACCTCAAGCAAGGGCGATTTAAGCGAAGGTAG